One stretch of Streptomyces sp. A2-16 DNA includes these proteins:
- a CDS encoding sugar phosphate isomerase/epimerase translates to MAEPVVRIPDAKVALSTASVYPESTATAFEIAARLGYDGVEVMVWTDPVSQDIEALRRLSDYHGIPILAVHAPCLLITQRVWSTDPWVKLQRARAAAEKLGASTVVVHPPFRWQRQYARDFVSGIWRMANETDVRFAVENMYPWRYRDREMLAYAPDWDVTKDDYRHFTIDLSHAATSRTDAMDMVDRMGDRLGHVHLADGKGSAKDEHLVPGRGTQPCAELLERLAVSGFDGHVVIEVNTRRAMSGAEREADLAEALAFTRLHLASPVKVPRR, encoded by the coding sequence GTGGCAGAACCAGTCGTACGGATCCCGGATGCGAAGGTCGCCCTCTCGACGGCTTCCGTCTACCCGGAGTCGACGGCGACGGCCTTCGAGATCGCCGCACGCCTCGGATACGACGGCGTCGAGGTCATGGTGTGGACCGACCCGGTCAGCCAGGACATCGAGGCCCTGCGCCGCCTCTCCGACTATCACGGCATCCCGATACTCGCCGTGCACGCCCCGTGCCTGCTCATCACGCAGCGGGTGTGGTCGACGGACCCCTGGGTCAAGCTCCAGCGGGCCCGGGCGGCGGCCGAGAAACTCGGCGCGAGCACCGTCGTCGTCCACCCGCCGTTCCGCTGGCAGCGGCAGTACGCCCGCGACTTCGTCAGCGGGATCTGGCGCATGGCGAACGAGACGGACGTACGGTTCGCCGTCGAGAACATGTACCCCTGGCGTTACCGCGACCGCGAGATGCTCGCCTACGCCCCCGACTGGGACGTCACCAAGGACGACTACCGGCACTTCACGATCGATCTCAGCCATGCGGCGACCTCCCGGACCGACGCGATGGACATGGTCGACCGCATGGGAGACCGTCTCGGCCACGTCCATCTCGCCGACGGCAAGGGTTCCGCGAAGGACGAGCACCTCGTGCCGGGGCGCGGCACCCAGCCATGCGCCGAGCTCCTGGAGCGCCTTGCGGTGAGCGGCTTCGACGGCCATGTCGTCATCGAGGTCAACACCCGCCGCGCGATGTCCGGCGCCGAACGCGAGGCCGATCTCGCCGAGGCCCTGGCCTTCACCCGCCTCCACCTGGCCTCCCCGGTGAAGGTGCCCCGACGATGA
- a CDS encoding Ppx/GppA phosphatase family protein — protein MRLGVLDVGSNTVHLLVVDAHPGARPLPAHSHKAELRLAQLLDQAGAIGPEGVEKLVSVVKDALQAAEDKGVEDLLPFATSAVREASNADDVLARVHAETGVELQVLAGAEEARLTFLAARRWFGWSAGKLLVLDIGGGSLEIAYGIDEEPDTAVSLPLGAGRLTAGWLPGDPPDPDAVRALRRHARAQIARTVGEFARFGAPDHVVATSKTFKQLARLAGAARSTEGLYVQRELKRESLEAWVPKLAGMTTDQRAELPGVSEGRAGQLLAGALVAEGAMDLFGVEKVEICPWALREGVILRRLDHMGSVQGL, from the coding sequence ATGAGACTCGGTGTCCTCGACGTGGGATCGAACACGGTGCATCTGCTGGTGGTGGACGCGCACCCCGGCGCCCGCCCTCTGCCCGCGCATTCGCACAAGGCGGAACTGCGCCTTGCCCAACTCCTCGACCAGGCCGGAGCGATCGGCCCCGAAGGTGTCGAGAAGCTGGTCTCGGTCGTCAAGGACGCTCTCCAGGCGGCCGAGGACAAGGGCGTCGAGGACCTGCTCCCCTTCGCCACCTCCGCCGTCCGCGAGGCCAGCAACGCCGACGACGTCCTCGCGCGCGTGCACGCCGAGACCGGCGTCGAGCTCCAGGTCCTCGCCGGCGCCGAGGAGGCCCGCCTCACCTTCCTCGCCGCCCGCCGCTGGTTCGGCTGGTCGGCGGGCAAGCTCCTGGTGCTCGACATCGGCGGCGGCTCCCTGGAGATCGCCTACGGCATCGACGAGGAACCGGACACGGCGGTCTCCCTGCCCCTGGGTGCGGGCCGCCTCACGGCCGGCTGGCTCCCCGGCGACCCCCCGGACCCGGACGCCGTCAGGGCCCTGCGACGGCACGCGCGCGCCCAGATCGCCCGCACGGTCGGCGAGTTCGCCCGCTTCGGCGCCCCCGACCACGTGGTCGCCACGTCCAAGACCTTCAAGCAGCTGGCCCGCCTGGCCGGCGCGGCCCGCTCCACCGAGGGCCTGTACGTACAGCGCGAACTCAAGCGCGAGTCCCTGGAGGCCTGGGTCCCGAAGCTGGCCGGCATGACGACGGACCAGCGCGCGGAGCTGCCGGGCGTGTCGGAGGGCCGGGCGGGGCAGCTCCTGGCGGGGGCGCTGGTGGCCGAGGGTGCCATGGATCTCTTCGGAGTGGAAAAGGTCGAGATATGCCCATGGGCGCTCAGGGAGGGCGTAATCCTGCGCCGACTTGACCACATGGGGTCCGTGCAGGGTCTCTAG
- a CDS encoding TetR family transcriptional regulator, with amino-acid sequence MSEGAPANGDVTARKRGRPRRTESDAAGTRDRILLAAREEFSERGYEKTSVRGIAKAAGVDPALVHHYFGTKEQVFEAAVEVAAAPALGARDALVEGPLEDVGERLTRFVFGVWENPATRMPLLAIVRSAVNNETAATVFRRLVATQLLRRIADRLELPDAELRAELAAAQLVGTAMLRYVIKVEPLASVDIEQIIARVAPVVQGHLTKP; translated from the coding sequence GTGAGTGAGGGCGCCCCGGCGAACGGCGACGTCACCGCCCGGAAGCGCGGCCGGCCCCGTCGTACGGAGTCGGACGCGGCCGGCACCCGCGACCGCATCCTCCTCGCGGCCCGTGAGGAGTTCTCCGAGCGGGGCTACGAGAAGACGTCCGTGCGCGGCATCGCCAAGGCCGCCGGGGTCGACCCGGCACTGGTCCACCACTACTTCGGCACCAAGGAGCAGGTCTTCGAGGCGGCCGTGGAGGTCGCCGCGGCCCCCGCGCTGGGCGCGCGGGACGCTCTCGTCGAGGGCCCCCTGGAGGACGTGGGGGAGCGGTTGACCCGCTTCGTCTTCGGCGTCTGGGAGAACCCGGCGACGCGCATGCCGCTCCTGGCGATCGTCCGCTCCGCCGTCAACAACGAGACCGCGGCCACCGTCTTCCGCCGGCTCGTCGCCACCCAGCTGCTGCGCCGCATCGCCGACCGGCTGGAGCTGCCGGACGCCGAACTGCGTGCCGAGCTGGCCGCCGCGCAACTGGTCGGCACGGCCATGCTGCGCTACGTGATCAAGGTGGAGCCGCTGGCGTCGGTGGACATCGAACAGATCATCGCGCGGGTCGCGCCGGTGGTGCAGGGGCATCTGACGAAGCCGTGA
- the ilvD gene encoding dihydroxy-acid dehydratase has product MPELRSRTVTHGRNMAGARALMRASGVPGADIGRKPIIAVANSFTEFVPGHTHLQPVGRIVSEAIVAAGGIPREFNTIAVDDGIAMGHGGMLYSLPSRDLIADSVEYMVEAHCADALICISNCDKITPGMLNAALRLNIPTVFVSGGPMESGRATLVDGTVRTLDLVDAMSEAVNEKISDADMLRIEENACPTCGSCSGMFTANSMNCLTEAIGLSLPGNGSVLATHTARKQLYVDAAETVMDITRRYYEQDDESVLPRNVATFAAFENAMALDIAMGGSTNTILHLLAAAQEAEVPFGLPEIDAVSRRVPCLAKVAPNVAKNRTYYMEDVHRAGGIPALLGELHRAGLLNEDVHSVHSPSLADWLKTWDVRGGSPSAKAVELWHAAPGCVRSAEAFSQSERWASLDEDAAEGCIRSAEHAYSKDGGLAVLKGNLAVDGCVVKTAGVDESIWTFEGPAVVCESQEEAVQKILTQQVKEGDVVVIRYEGPKGGPGMQEMLYPTSYLKGRGLGKACALITDGRFSGGTSGLSIGHASPEAAAGGTIALVEDGDRIRIDIPGRSIELLVDDAELARREAALDGVYAPKNRERKVSAALRAYAAMATSADKGAVRDVSKLG; this is encoded by the coding sequence ATGCCCGAGCTGAGGTCCCGCACAGTCACCCACGGCCGCAACATGGCGGGCGCCCGCGCCCTTATGCGTGCCTCCGGGGTACCGGGTGCGGACATCGGCCGTAAGCCGATCATCGCGGTCGCCAACTCCTTCACGGAGTTCGTGCCCGGCCACACCCACCTCCAGCCGGTCGGCCGGATCGTCTCCGAGGCGATCGTCGCCGCCGGCGGCATCCCGCGCGAGTTCAACACCATCGCGGTCGACGACGGCATCGCGATGGGCCACGGCGGCATGCTGTACTCCCTGCCCTCCCGCGACCTGATCGCGGACTCGGTCGAGTACATGGTCGAGGCCCACTGCGCCGACGCCCTGATCTGCATCTCCAACTGCGACAAGATCACCCCGGGCATGCTGAACGCCGCGCTGCGGCTCAACATCCCCACGGTCTTCGTCTCCGGCGGCCCGATGGAGTCCGGCCGCGCGACCCTCGTCGACGGCACGGTCCGCACCCTCGACCTGGTCGACGCGATGTCCGAGGCCGTGAACGAGAAGATCTCCGACGCGGACATGCTCCGTATCGAGGAGAACGCCTGTCCGACCTGCGGCAGCTGTTCCGGCATGTTCACCGCCAACTCGATGAACTGCCTGACCGAGGCCATCGGCCTCTCGCTCCCCGGCAACGGCTCGGTCCTCGCCACGCACACGGCCCGCAAGCAGCTGTACGTCGACGCGGCCGAGACGGTGATGGACATCACCCGCCGCTACTACGAGCAGGACGACGAGTCGGTCCTGCCGCGCAATGTCGCCACCTTCGCGGCCTTCGAGAACGCCATGGCACTCGACATCGCCATGGGCGGCTCCACCAACACGATCCTGCACCTGCTGGCCGCGGCCCAGGAGGCGGAGGTCCCCTTCGGCCTCCCCGAGATCGACGCGGTCTCCCGCCGTGTCCCCTGCCTCGCGAAGGTCGCCCCGAACGTGGCGAAGAACCGCACGTACTACATGGAGGACGTGCACCGCGCGGGCGGCATCCCGGCCCTCCTCGGCGAACTGCACCGCGCGGGCCTGCTGAACGAGGACGTCCACTCGGTCCACAGCCCCTCCCTCGCGGACTGGCTCAAGACCTGGGACGTCCGCGGCGGCTCACCGTCCGCGAAGGCCGTGGAACTGTGGCACGCGGCCCCCGGTTGCGTCCGCTCCGCCGAGGCCTTCTCCCAGTCCGAGCGCTGGGCGTCCCTGGACGAGGACGCCGCCGAGGGCTGCATCCGCAGCGCCGAGCACGCGTACTCCAAGGACGGCGGCCTCGCGGTCCTCAAGGGCAACCTCGCGGTCGACGGCTGTGTCGTGAAGACGGCCGGCGTCGACGAGTCGATCTGGACGTTCGAGGGCCCGGCGGTCGTCTGCGAGTCGCAGGAGGAGGCCGTGCAGAAGATCCTCACCCAGCAGGTCAAGGAGGGCGACGTCGTCGTCATCCGCTACGAGGGCCCCAAGGGCGGCCCCGGCATGCAGGAGATGCTCTACCCGACCTCGTACCTCAAGGGCCGCGGCCTCGGGAAGGCCTGCGCCCTGATCACCGACGGCCGCTTCTCCGGCGGCACCTCCGGCCTGTCCATCGGCCACGCCTCCCCCGAGGCGGCAGCCGGCGGCACCATCGCCCTCGTCGAGGACGGCGACCGCATCCGCATCGACATCCCCGGCCGCTCGATCGAGCTCCTGGTCGACGACGCCGAGCTCGCGCGTCGCGAGGCGGCCCTGGACGGCGTGTACGCCCCGAAGAACCGCGAGCGCAAGGTCTCGGCGGCACTGCGGGCCTACGCGGCGATGGCCACCAGCGCCGACAAGGGCGCGGTGCGGGACGTGTCGAAGCTCGGCTGA